A single genomic interval of Sphingobacteriales bacterium harbors:
- a CDS encoding lysoplasmalogenase → MANLLDKKNHLFLVAYWFFCVMVIVANYVPYFSSAVWMFKPLLMPCLAVWLWQNLNHYQTNNIPKTFKYYLFAALFFSWVGDISLMWSATESGFLSGLVAFLIAQLIYIVLFNKTSRPYRKSELHKNPWKVFPYIAYGLGLIYFLYPNLVKNNLLLPVIFYAVAILTMATMAVNRYGRVPYQSFKFCFVGAVLFVFSDSIIAVNKFYAPFDFANITITLTYCLAQYFIIKGLILQFSLKIAN, encoded by the coding sequence ATGGCAAACTTACTTGATAAAAAGAACCACTTGTTTTTAGTAGCATATTGGTTTTTTTGCGTTATGGTAATAGTAGCCAATTATGTGCCTTATTTTAGTAGCGCGGTATGGATGTTTAAACCTCTTCTAATGCCCTGTTTGGCAGTTTGGTTGTGGCAAAACCTAAATCACTACCAAACTAATAATATACCAAAGACTTTTAAATATTACCTTTTTGCTGCCCTGTTTTTTTCGTGGGTGGGCGATATTAGCCTGATGTGGTCAGCTACAGAATCCGGATTTTTATCCGGATTAGTTGCTTTTTTAATAGCACAACTTATTTACATCGTGCTGTTTAATAAAACAAGTCGCCCTTATCGAAAATCAGAACTACATAAAAATCCCTGGAAAGTTTTTCCGTATATTGCCTACGGTTTAGGGCTAATTTATTTTTTATACCCCAATTTAGTGAAAAATAATTTACTTTTGCCTGTTATATTTTATGCCGTTGCCATTTTAACTATGGCTACTATGGCTGTTAACAGGTATGGGCGCGTACCATATCAAAGTTTTAAATTTTGTTTTGTTGGTGCGGTTTTATTTGTTTTTTCCGATTCGATAATTGCTGTTAACAAGTTTTACGCACCCTTTGACTTTGCAAATATTACCATTACCTTAACCTATTGTTTAGCACAGTACTTTATTATAAAAGGCCTGATTTTACAATTTTCGCTTAAAATAGCCAATTAA
- a CDS encoding peptidylprolyl isomerase — MKCHLKFYAIVLLFNVFLFGANTTNTFAQKTANNNSNNGPVLFNYGSESVTLSEFKHVYEKQNANDANLYSKKSIDDYLDLYINFKIKVREAEAMGLDTLPSVKADLDKYRAQLESSYMRDDKINEQLIREAYDRLHKRLRVSHILIKCDENAGPNDTLNAWTIISDLKTKIDQGADFAELAKQHCQDHESVRNAGGDLGIYITAFSTVYAFETAAYNTPVGKVSQPVRTKYGYHLIKVTDVKKLDVESVEAATIFIKSTAKDDAAKQEAAKKKIKALYKKLKKQPLSVFEETAKTNSEDKETAAKGGKFDQPITVGSTLPDFENALFALTKIDQVSKPIKTDLGWYIIHLTKRNTLSSYQEMHDKIKSRIERSNRSKIPQQVFIQQMREVYKLKEMSDARKEMERKISANINSGKFLAIELSGLNAVICELTLPNADGKGNAQKQSYTQQDFAHYIEKNQARGRGASKEQTFSNLYKMYIETILTDAEKHQMVYTKPEYARLLKEFRDGTILFEAIDQVWKKAQKDEAGLEAFYQANQKNYQWPQRASIIQFTANTKQQAQQLQTAVKANPNQKPNETIAKIAPPSNDTKIQHPTAHETINEKGQIPLLDKMEWKENAISEIIEEGTSFKFIQIKTIIPPGPKQLNEARGFVISDFQRTLEEEWVKNLKTKYPVSINQSTLEQMYKFGKPKTN, encoded by the coding sequence ATGAAATGTCATTTAAAATTTTACGCCATTGTGCTGTTGTTTAATGTTTTTTTGTTTGGTGCTAACACTACCAACACCTTTGCCCAAAAAACAGCCAATAATAATAGCAACAACGGTCCGGTTTTATTTAATTATGGTTCAGAATCGGTTACATTGTCAGAGTTTAAACACGTTTACGAAAAACAAAATGCCAACGATGCTAACTTATACAGCAAAAAATCAATTGACGACTATTTAGACCTCTATATTAATTTTAAAATAAAGGTGCGCGAGGCCGAGGCCATGGGCTTAGACACTTTACCCTCGGTTAAAGCCGATTTAGACAAGTACCGGGCACAGCTTGAGTCGAGTTATATGCGTGACGATAAAATTAACGAACAACTTATTCGCGAGGCATACGACCGCCTGCATAAACGCCTGCGCGTAAGCCATATTTTAATTAAATGCGACGAAAACGCAGGCCCAAACGATACCCTAAACGCTTGGACAATTATTAGCGACCTAAAAACAAAAATAGACCAAGGCGCCGACTTTGCCGAATTAGCCAAACAACATTGCCAAGACCACGAAAGCGTGCGCAATGCAGGGGGCGACCTGGGCATTTATATTACCGCCTTTAGCACCGTTTACGCCTTCGAAACAGCCGCTTACAATACCCCAGTGGGGAAGGTTTCGCAACCAGTGCGCACCAAGTATGGCTACCATTTAATAAAGGTAACCGATGTAAAAAAATTAGATGTTGAAAGTGTTGAGGCAGCCACCATTTTTATAAAATCGACTGCCAAAGACGATGCCGCCAAACAAGAAGCAGCCAAGAAAAAAATTAAAGCTCTTTACAAAAAACTAAAAAAACAACCCCTATCTGTTTTTGAAGAAACAGCTAAAACCAACTCCGAAGACAAAGAAACAGCAGCAAAAGGAGGCAAATTTGACCAGCCAATTACCGTAGGCAGCACCTTGCCCGACTTTGAAAACGCCCTTTTTGCCCTCACTAAAATAGACCAAGTGTCGAAACCTATAAAAACAGATTTAGGCTGGTACATTATCCATTTAACTAAACGCAACACCTTAAGCAGCTACCAAGAAATGCACGACAAAATAAAAAGCCGCATTGAACGCAGTAACCGAAGCAAAATACCCCAACAGGTGTTTATACAACAAATGCGCGAGGTGTATAAACTTAAAGAGATGAGCGATGCCCGCAAAGAAATGGAGCGTAAAATTAGTGCCAATATTAATTCCGGAAAATTTTTAGCCATCGAATTATCCGGATTAAATGCCGTTATTTGCGAGCTAACTCTGCCCAACGCCGACGGCAAAGGCAATGCCCAAAAACAAAGCTATACCCAACAAGATTTTGCCCATTACATCGAAAAAAATCAAGCTCGCGGGCGCGGTGCAAGCAAAGAACAAACCTTTTCGAACCTCTACAAAATGTATATCGAAACTATTTTAACCGATGCCGAAAAACACCAAATGGTATATACAAAACCCGAATATGCCCGCTTGCTAAAAGAGTTTAGAGATGGCACCATACTGTTTGAAGCCATTGACCAGGTATGGAAAAAAGCCCAAAAAGACGAAGCCGGATTGGAAGCCTTTTACCAAGCTAATCAAAAAAACTACCAATGGCCACAACGCGCCAGCATAATACAATTTACCGCCAACACCAAACAACAAGCCCAACAACTACAAACCGCCGTTAAGGCTAACCCCAACCAAAAACCCAACGAAACTATTGCCAAAATTGCCCCGCCAAGCAACGACACCAAAATACAACACCCCACCGCCCACGAAACCATTAACGAAAAAGGCCAAATACCACTTTTAGACAAAATGGAATGGAAAGAAAATGCCATTTCCGAAATTATTGAAGAAGGTACAAGCTTTAAATTTATACAAATAAAAACAATTATACCCCCCGGCCCCAAACAACTTAACGAGGCACGAGGTTTTGTAATATCCGACTTTCAGCGGACTTTAGAAGAAGAATGGGTTAAAAACCTTAAAACTAAATACCCCGTAAGTATTAACCAAAGTACTTTAGAGCAAATGTATAAATTTGGAAAGCCCAAAACTAATTAA
- a CDS encoding DUF1573 domain-containing protein, with protein MNVSKLNLIVTGFILLQLVVACSQTNNTNTKTEEKPTTATIEQQQPSQAATAPVPDSTYTDEDGNDVAKFSDYNDAADHSIKDMPRTTLTVVGGNEYDFGKHKAGKELTHVFKIKNTGNEPLVISSARPSCGCTVPTFSTDPIEPGKHGEVKIAFDTYSRDGMQVKTIRLNTNATDNPTTLTIKADLE; from the coding sequence ATGAACGTATCAAAATTAAACCTCATAGTAACGGGCTTTATTTTACTGCAATTAGTAGTTGCTTGTAGCCAAACCAACAATACAAATACTAAAACAGAGGAAAAGCCAACAACCGCAACTATTGAACAGCAACAACCATCGCAAGCGGCTACCGCACCAGTACCCGACAGCACTTACACAGACGAAGATGGCAACGATGTAGCAAAATTTAGCGATTATAACGATGCCGCCGACCATTCTATTAAAGATATGCCTCGTACAACATTGACCGTAGTAGGAGGCAACGAGTACGATTTTGGCAAACACAAAGCCGGTAAAGAATTAACACACGTGTTTAAAATAAAAAATACCGGAAACGAGCCACTTGTAATAAGCAGCGCTCGACCCTCATGCGGTTGTACCGTTCCCACTTTTTCAACCGACCCCATCGAACCGGGCAAACATGGTGAGGTAAAAATAGCCTTCGACACCTATAGCCGAGATGGAATGCAAGTAAAAACAATACGGTTAAACACCAACGCCACGGATAACCCTACTACGCTAACCATTAAAGCCGATTTAGAGTAG
- a CDS encoding T9SS type A sorting domain-containing protein, translated as MNQQRNFSFFIKFLFAFVLGFCANLHNQNIVVAQTTNFDQVVDILKTNGCTSAGCHVKSSTNSLKLDGTVDEVYKALIDITPNNTTAANKGDKLIKPGHPYNSFLLRKINNGLIHALDASLDDTEGSMMPPKDILPNAIDNIELEFIRQWIIAGAPKTGSPVNLNLIETYYTEGGVTPVERPEPPRQGKVFSCILPIFIAPDSEAEYLIKNEIQLNATTEVKRLNVAMNDFSHHFILYKFADGKASKYKQGLREVTLGSNAFGNEHELVAVWQYNDDINLPAGTAFSWPQNTVLDLNSHIRNYSTTQVLPVDVYVNIHTQPSGTALRQMKSDLLIYDPFSLIIPPGETSFSGNINNAQDWNIWLLSSHTHKYGTDFDIFRNKNSKKGEQLYEGFYDCKNDLNFGSYNWDEPPTCYNEPYINLKKNEGLIQEAKFDNTSSKIVTFGLTTNDEMMISIIQYYEGEPLPFVGIPKLRKTYCVTEGEIALNLQPAGGILAINGAEITNFNPSKIGEGIHNLTYTAEGLTAEYEILITSAPDLQIAISHTGQTLECATGFDNYQWYKNGIALKDYNSPIFTPTENGVYTVAAWMGYCQYTSEPFEVNFVGINPVLPSNTATAVSVQPNPFNNTFTIFVNNAISNNENNITQINLYNAVGQLVQVPFVLNNQFNDKIITATVNTTAQPLPAGLYYVQVISGQHITTQKIIKAF; from the coding sequence ATGAACCAGCAACGCAATTTTAGTTTCTTTATTAAGTTTTTATTCGCCTTTGTTTTGGGTTTTTGTGCCAATTTGCATAATCAAAATATTGTTGTAGCACAAACGACTAATTTTGACCAAGTAGTTGACATTTTAAAAACCAACGGCTGCACCTCGGCGGGTTGCCACGTTAAAAGCTCGACCAACAGCCTGAAATTAGATGGTACCGTTGACGAAGTGTATAAAGCACTTATAGACATAACGCCCAATAACACTACTGCCGCAAACAAGGGCGATAAATTAATTAAACCCGGCCATCCGTACAATAGTTTTTTACTGCGCAAAATAAATAATGGTCTTATCCACGCTTTAGATGCCAGCCTTGATGATACCGAAGGAAGTATGATGCCTCCTAAAGATATACTGCCAAATGCTATTGACAATATTGAACTTGAATTTATAAGGCAATGGATTATTGCCGGCGCGCCCAAAACAGGTTCTCCCGTAAATTTAAACCTTATTGAAACCTATTACACCGAAGGTGGCGTAACCCCCGTTGAGCGCCCCGAGCCCCCAAGGCAGGGCAAGGTTTTCAGCTGCATTTTGCCTATTTTTATTGCCCCCGACAGCGAAGCCGAATATTTAATTAAAAACGAAATACAATTAAACGCCACTACCGAAGTAAAACGGCTAAATGTAGCCATGAACGATTTTTCGCACCATTTTATCTTGTATAAATTTGCCGATGGTAAAGCCAGTAAATACAAACAAGGCCTGCGCGAAGTAACACTGGGTAGTAATGCCTTTGGCAATGAACATGAATTAGTTGCCGTTTGGCAATACAACGACGATATAAACCTGCCGGCTGGTACTGCTTTTTCGTGGCCTCAAAATACCGTGCTCGACTTAAATTCGCATATTCGGAATTATAGCACCACCCAAGTGCTTCCGGTAGATGTATATGTTAATATTCATACCCAACCATCCGGAACAGCCCTGCGGCAAATGAAATCAGATTTGTTAATTTATGACCCATTTTCATTAATTATTCCTCCCGGAGAAACAAGTTTTTCGGGCAATATTAATAATGCGCAAGATTGGAATATTTGGCTACTTAGCTCGCATACCCATAAATATGGCACCGACTTTGACATTTTCCGGAACAAGAACAGCAAAAAAGGGGAGCAGCTATACGAAGGGTTTTATGATTGCAAAAATGACCTAAATTTTGGTTCGTATAACTGGGACGAGCCCCCAACCTGCTACAACGAGCCTTATATTAACCTTAAAAAGAACGAGGGACTTATACAAGAAGCAAAATTTGATAATACCAGTAGCAAGATAGTAACTTTTGGCCTCACCACTAACGACGAAATGATGATTTCGATAATACAATATTATGAAGGCGAACCGTTGCCCTTTGTAGGCATACCTAAACTGCGAAAAACTTACTGCGTAACCGAAGGTGAAATAGCTTTAAACTTGCAGCCCGCAGGCGGTATTTTAGCCATCAATGGTGCCGAAATTACTAATTTTAACCCTTCAAAAATTGGCGAAGGCATACACAACCTCACATACACTGCCGAAGGTTTAACTGCCGAGTACGAAATTTTAATAACCTCTGCACCTGACTTGCAAATTGCCATAAGCCATACAGGCCAAACCCTTGAATGTGCCACCGGCTTCGACAATTATCAATGGTACAAAAATGGCATTGCTCTTAAGGATTACAATAGCCCCATATTTACACCAACCGAAAATGGCGTTTACACCGTTGCCGCTTGGATGGGCTACTGCCAATACACCTCCGAGCCATTTGAGGTAAACTTTGTAGGCATTAATCCGGTTTTACCCAGCAACACGGCAACAGCTGTATCGGTACAGCCCAACCCGTTTAATAATACGTTTACCATTTTTGTAAACAACGCAATAAGTAATAACGAAAACAATATTACCCAAATTAACCTATACAATGCCGTTGGCCAATTAGTGCAAGTACCCTTTGTGTTAAATAACCAATTCAACGACAAAATTATAACAGCAACAGTTAACACAACCGCACAGCCTTTGCCTGCCGGTTTGTATTATGTGCAGGTTATTAGCGGTCAACATATTACTACGCAAAAAATAATAAAAGCATTTTAA
- a CDS encoding cytochrome c — protein sequence MLQKNFLVLLAGFFLGGFVLLNNACKDETETLNADCAGNTATYDTNVKVILQAKCMPCHTAGGIGLASADLTNYTTTKKLADQGKIFEILEAKSMPPTGMGVDPLTDVEWANLACWHNQGYLDK from the coding sequence ATGTTACAGAAAAATTTTTTAGTATTGCTTGCCGGATTTTTTCTTGGGGGTTTTGTTTTATTGAACAATGCCTGTAAGGACGAAACCGAAACTTTAAATGCCGATTGTGCAGGCAATACCGCTACTTACGATACCAATGTTAAAGTCATTTTGCAAGCAAAGTGTATGCCCTGCCACACCGCAGGCGGCATTGGGTTAGCATCGGCAGATTTAACCAATTACACTACCACTAAAAAATTAGCTGACCAAGGGAAAATTTTTGAAATCCTCGAAGCTAAATCTATGCCCCCAACAGGTATGGGTGTTGACCCGCTTACTGATGTCGAATGGGCCAATTTAGCTTGTTGGCACAACCAAGGGTACCTCGATAAATAA
- a CDS encoding PepSY-like domain-containing protein, giving the protein MPISTAVSLHYQNSKTILITSIMKNISIFCLAQFLLLVLCFQISCTKEPIVLNNPTNSNSSNAWNNQFPDAINNYVAANYPSLPIKAVELKDGTTKMWVAELSNGTILYFNEDGSFAYIGQDTNISAAELPTVATNYITTNYPTATIQEANHKANGNYEVKLNNDLELNFSPQGNFLFADMSGNDDGTEINFSQLPGNAQNYINTNFANETIDKIRILDDNGNYFVKFDSDTKLWFSPTGQHLFTDVDEVLLPEEIPDFVLNYIATNYQGATIIEAELKDNGIIKIELSNNIKLFFTPSGEILYDGEDASGLGINTIINTSNLPDKIANYIESNYPSLTVVEAKTKSNGDYEIRLEGGIRLRFDAQGNFLYEITEFELEFTDIVFPDTVKIGETVVLSGKVRNAGITPVQNNQIALNIGIEDVMPTELKNVETDGTIIAMPQTEVLLPAESKNFALSIQVTAARFNPSTKDIAVVWPDIPTCLKPIITSPNSGIITLETFVKP; this is encoded by the coding sequence ATGCCCATATCAACCGCCGTATCTTTGCACTATCAAAACAGTAAAACAATTTTAATCACCTCGATTATGAAAAATATATCAATCTTTTGTTTAGCACAATTTTTATTGTTAGTGCTATGCTTTCAAATAAGCTGCACCAAGGAACCCATTGTTTTAAACAACCCTACAAACAGCAACTCAAGTAATGCATGGAACAACCAATTTCCCGATGCTATTAATAATTATGTGGCAGCAAATTACCCTTCGCTACCTATTAAAGCAGTAGAGTTAAAAGATGGCACCACCAAAATGTGGGTGGCCGAGCTAAGTAATGGCACTATTTTATATTTTAATGAAGATGGAAGTTTTGCTTATATTGGGCAAGACACAAATATTTCGGCTGCCGAATTGCCAACCGTCGCCACTAACTATATTACAACCAATTACCCAACTGCAACCATACAAGAGGCAAACCATAAAGCTAACGGCAATTATGAGGTAAAACTAAACAACGATTTAGAGCTAAATTTTAGTCCACAAGGAAACTTTTTATTTGCCGACATGAGCGGTAACGACGATGGCACCGAAATAAACTTTAGCCAACTGCCAGGTAATGCGCAAAATTATATCAACACAAATTTTGCCAACGAAACAATAGATAAAATTAGAATTTTAGACGACAACGGCAACTATTTTGTAAAATTTGACAGCGATACAAAACTGTGGTTTAGCCCAACTGGCCAGCATTTGTTTACCGATGTGGATGAAGTTTTGCTGCCCGAAGAAATACCGGATTTTGTTTTAAATTATATAGCTACAAACTATCAGGGCGCAACCATAATTGAGGCCGAACTTAAAGATAATGGCATCATAAAAATTGAATTATCTAACAATATTAAATTGTTTTTTACCCCAAGTGGCGAAATTTTATACGACGGCGAAGATGCAAGCGGGTTGGGCATTAATACCATCATAAATACAAGCAATCTTCCGGATAAAATTGCAAATTATATCGAATCAAACTACCCAAGCCTAACGGTTGTTGAGGCAAAAACAAAATCTAATGGCGATTATGAAATTAGACTTGAAGGCGGTATAAGATTGCGTTTTGATGCGCAAGGAAATTTTTTGTACGAAATTACCGAGTTTGAACTTGAATTTACAGACATCGTTTTTCCGGATACAGTAAAAATTGGCGAAACAGTTGTGCTTTCGGGAAAAGTTCGCAATGCAGGAATTACCCCTGTTCAAAACAATCAAATTGCACTTAACATAGGCATAGAAGATGTTATGCCAACCGAGTTAAAAAATGTAGAAACTGACGGAACAATTATTGCCATGCCTCAAACGGAGGTGTTGTTGCCCGCCGAAAGTAAAAACTTTGCCCTATCTATACAAGTAACGGCGGCAAGGTTTAACCCTTCGACAAAAGATATTGCCGTTGTTTGGCCAGACATACCTACTTGTTTAAAACCCATTATTACCTCGCCCAATAGTGGAATTATTACCCTCGAAACTTTTGTAAAACCGTAG
- a CDS encoding PepSY-like domain-containing protein, which produces MKKLFVLLMVACSAMFFVACEHNVIDDDLLSGHNTTNSGDDNITQYPDAINSYVAANYPGATITEVENENSPINPNVAFKVHLSDGNELYFDANGGFLFADDNGTDDNILISNLPSVIITYVQTNYPGVTITEAEQNPATLIYKLHLSNGLELYFQGNGTFIGADTDDNGSGGGNNIPIADLPQAALDYIAAVYPSATIVEAKLLNNGNYKAELNTNIELIFDPNGQFLFVDDDTNGSGSGIPISELPANIISYIETNYPTATIVEADIEDNGFYKVHLNNGMELIFDANGNFIGSDNGTLPQVIVDYIDANYSGISIVDNEQFATTVYKVDLSNNYTLFFEGDGTFIFEDAENDVNISFSALPTAAQNYINSNFAGVPIDQVKKWNNSNHYRVKLDDDEGTRVYFRPSGAHLGTDN; this is translated from the coding sequence ATGAAAAAATTATTTGTTTTATTGATGGTCGCTTGTTCGGCTATGTTTTTTGTTGCCTGCGAGCACAACGTAATAGATGACGATTTGTTATCCGGGCACAACACTACCAATTCGGGTGATGATAATATAACTCAATACCCCGATGCTATTAATAGCTACGTTGCGGCAAATTATCCCGGCGCAACTATTACCGAGGTCGAAAACGAAAACAGCCCCATTAACCCAAACGTGGCATTTAAAGTGCATCTTAGTGATGGCAACGAACTTTATTTTGATGCTAACGGAGGCTTTTTATTTGCAGACGACAACGGAACCGATGACAATATTTTAATATCGAACCTGCCTTCAGTTATTATAACTTATGTGCAAACCAATTACCCCGGTGTAACCATAACCGAAGCCGAGCAAAACCCTGCCACCTTAATTTATAAACTGCATTTAAGCAACGGTTTAGAGTTGTATTTTCAAGGCAATGGCACATTTATTGGCGCCGATACAGACGACAACGGTAGCGGCGGAGGTAATAATATACCAATTGCTGATTTACCCCAAGCTGCCTTAGATTATATTGCCGCAGTTTACCCATCGGCTACTATTGTTGAGGCCAAATTGTTAAATAATGGCAATTATAAAGCCGAACTTAACACCAATATAGAACTCATTTTTGACCCCAATGGGCAGTTCTTATTTGTTGACGACGATACAAACGGCAGCGGGTCAGGCATTCCAATTAGCGAGCTACCTGCCAATATTATATCGTACATTGAAACAAACTACCCAACTGCTACCATTGTAGAAGCTGATATTGAAGACAACGGATTTTATAAAGTACACCTAAACAATGGCATGGAACTAATATTTGATGCAAATGGCAATTTTATCGGCTCAGACAATGGCACCTTGCCCCAAGTAATTGTAGATTATATTGATGCCAATTATTCCGGAATTAGTATTGTTGACAACGAACAATTTGCTACCACCGTTTATAAGGTAGATTTAAGCAATAACTACACTTTGTTTTTTGAAGGCGATGGCACCTTTATTTTTGAAGATGCCGAAAATGACGTAAATATTTCGTTTAGTGCTTTGCCAACGGCTGCACAAAACTATATTAACAGCAATTTTGCAGGCGTACCCATAGACCAAGTTAAAAAATGGAACAACAGTAACCACTACCGCGTAAAATTAGACGATGATGAAGGTACGCGCGTATATTTTCGCCCTTCGGGCGCGCATTTAGGCACCGATAATTAA
- a CDS encoding PQQ-binding-like beta-propeller repeat protein: protein MKRLFITLINKLLVLAMLYALTSFMTISHQFLKAQMVWTAYADSVSCFGSPKAHDLNKDGTDDIIFGAGVIDSVRSNGVLAYDGATGELLWNVPAHTQVFGNPLFKDLNNDGTDDVIITGRHALMWAIDGKTGNKIWDFYPQSALIDPAKDTIFNFFSPQWVPDQDADGFDDIFCVNAGNHYASPFDSLSRPPARLMIISAKTGKTLFQMRSPDGEETYMSPLVNDIDNDGVLDIIFGTGGETFGGKLWRITLPDLLSGDSTKAIALVSGKKKGFIAPPSLADLNNDSVLDIITCSYDGHTYAIDGQTNAVIWQHTLTGCEMLANPTIGRFLPNDFLPDVFVTYAHGIGPVFDKFVQVALDGTTGKPYWQDTLGFFEFSSSLAFDYNADGFDEILTMINLAGGTFKHDILLIDFANKQMASLIGGPQEGSNLSSTPLLADLDEDGKLDLIYVANSNGKEFNSIKNIATRRVALNTAITETTIAWGGYMGTNTNGVYTEPNTTCLSFKGVFLTNNPTCNDLNNGSINGTISGGAPPYEFSYNGGTYKKTTGNVIAVPGLVAGSYTLAFKDANGCIISWEHVLTDPIGAWLANITDCSNASTNDGSITLATDGKPYTVTWSHDPNLKSLTADNLVPGTYSVTLADTTLNCSITLNASIAVVGINNPSNNDNQQLINISYNNFGEVLLSNLSGLALKASLFNIQGQPVFTQVYPSGISILNANELNLPVGMYWLVATHPVTGKAVAQKIIRL, encoded by the coding sequence ATGAAACGTCTTTTTATAACACTTATAAACAAACTGCTTGTATTGGCAATGCTATATGCCCTTACAAGTTTTATGACCATAAGCCATCAATTCTTAAAAGCCCAAATGGTTTGGACGGCTTATGCCGACTCAGTTAGCTGTTTTGGTTCGCCCAAGGCCCACGACCTTAACAAAGATGGTACTGACGATATAATTTTTGGGGCTGGCGTTATAGATAGTGTTCGTTCTAACGGCGTTTTGGCTTACGATGGCGCAACCGGAGAGCTTTTGTGGAATGTACCCGCACATACCCAGGTTTTTGGCAACCCACTATTTAAAGACCTAAATAATGATGGCACCGACGATGTAATAATAACTGGACGGCATGCCCTGATGTGGGCTATTGACGGCAAAACCGGCAACAAAATTTGGGATTTTTACCCCCAAAGTGCCTTAATTGACCCTGCTAAAGACACTATTTTTAATTTTTTTAGTCCACAGTGGGTACCCGACCAAGATGCCGACGGTTTTGATGATATATTTTGTGTTAATGCCGGCAACCACTACGCCTCTCCGTTCGACTCGCTCTCGCGCCCACCTGCCCGACTAATGATTATTAGCGCAAAAACTGGCAAAACACTATTTCAAATGCGCTCGCCCGATGGCGAAGAGACCTATATGTCGCCATTAGTTAATGATATTGACAACGATGGCGTTTTAGACATTATTTTTGGCACCGGAGGTGAAACTTTTGGTGGCAAACTATGGCGTATTACACTTCCAGACTTATTGTCGGGCGACTCAACCAAAGCTATTGCCTTGGTTTCCGGAAAGAAAAAAGGATTTATTGCGCCTCCCAGCCTTGCCGACCTTAACAACGATAGCGTGCTTGATATTATTACTTGCAGTTACGATGGGCATACTTATGCTATTGATGGCCAAACCAATGCCGTTATTTGGCAACACACCTTGACCGGCTGCGAAATGTTAGCCAACCCAACCATTGGTCGTTTTTTACCTAACGATTTTTTGCCCGATGTATTTGTAACCTACGCACATGGCATAGGCCCTGTTTTCGACAAGTTTGTACAAGTAGCACTTGATGGCACTACCGGAAAACCCTACTGGCAAGATACACTTGGATTTTTTGAGTTTAGCTCGTCATTGGCTTTTGATTATAACGCCGATGGCTTCGACGAAATATTAACCATGATAAACCTTGCTGGCGGAACCTTTAAACACGATATTTTATTAATTGACTTTGCCAATAAACAAATGGCTTCGTTGATAGGTGGGCCACAAGAGGGTAGTAATCTATCGTCAACGCCACTTTTAGCCGACCTTGATGAAGACGGCAAACTCGACCTTATTTATGTTGCTAATAGTAATGGCAAAGAGTTTAACAGTATTAAAAATATTGCCACCCGCCGCGTTGCCTTAAACACGGCTATAACCGAAACAACAATTGCCTGGGGTGGCTATATGGGCACCAACACAAATGGTGTTTACACCGAGCCAAACACTACTTGCCTTAGTTTTAAAGGTGTTTTTTTAACCAATAACCCTACTTGTAACGACTTAAATAATGGCAGTATAAACGGCACCATATCAGGGGGCGCCCCCCCTTACGAGTTTTCGTATAATGGGGGTACCTACAAAAAAACAACGGGCAACGTTATTGCGGTGCCGGGCTTAGTAGCTGGCAGTTATACCCTTGCATTTAAAGATGCAAACGGTTGTATTATAAGTTGGGAGCATGTTTTAACCGACCCAATTGGGGCATGGCTGGCAAATATTACCGACTGCTCAAACGCCTCAACAAACGATGGCAGTATTACCCTTGCTACCGATGGCAAACCTTATACTGTAACATGGAGCCACGACCCCAATCTTAAAAGCTTGACAGCCGATAATTTGGTACCCGGCACTTATTCAGTTACCCTTGCCGACACCACCTTAAACTGCAGTATTACTTTAAATGCCAGTATAGCAGTGGTAGGAATAAACAACCCATCAAACAACGACAACCAACAATTGATAAATATAAGTTACAATAATTTTGGCGAAGTGCTGCTTAGTAATTTATCCGGATTAGCGTTAAAAGCAAGCTTGTTTAATATACAAGGGCAACCTGTTTTTACCCAGGTTTATCCCAGCGGTATATCAATATTAAACGCAAATGAGCTAAACTTACCTGTTGGTATGTATTGGTTAGTAGCAACGCATCCGGTAACGGGTAAAGCTGTAGCGCAAAAAATAATACGCCTTTAA